The Pseudomonas azotoformans genome has a segment encoding these proteins:
- a CDS encoding polyamine ABC transporter substrate-binding protein, with protein sequence MKLLTTLALCAAVLSGAVQAEEKTLKVYNWFDYITPKALEDFKAQNPQIKLVYDIFDTNEALEAKLLTGNSGYDVVVPSNVFLAKQIEAGVFQPLDRSQLPNWNHLDPKLMKLIEANDPGNKFAVPYMYGTILIGFNPDKVKAVLGPNAPVDSWDLIFKEENISKLKQCGVALLDSPSEILPLALQHLGLDPNSSNPKDYVKAEALLMKIRPYITYFHSSKYMADIANGDICVAVGYSGSFSQAANRAKDAKNGVNVDMRLPKEGAPIWFDMLAIPKGAQNPQDAYTFINYLLQPQVIAPISDFVGYPNPNKDATEQVDPSIRNNPNLYPTEAAMATLYTLKPLGRDAERARTRAWTKIKSGT encoded by the coding sequence ATGAAGCTGCTCACCACCCTCGCCCTGTGCGCCGCCGTCTTGAGCGGCGCCGTCCAGGCCGAAGAAAAAACCCTCAAGGTCTACAACTGGTTCGACTACATCACCCCCAAGGCGCTGGAAGATTTCAAGGCGCAGAACCCGCAGATCAAACTGGTCTACGACATCTTCGACACCAACGAAGCCCTGGAAGCCAAGCTGCTCACCGGCAACTCCGGCTACGACGTGGTGGTGCCGTCCAACGTGTTCCTCGCCAAGCAGATCGAAGCCGGCGTGTTCCAGCCTTTGGACCGCAGCCAGTTACCCAACTGGAACCACCTCGATCCCAAGCTGATGAAGCTGATCGAGGCCAACGACCCCGGCAACAAATTCGCCGTGCCCTACATGTACGGCACTATCCTGATCGGCTTCAACCCCGACAAGGTCAAGGCCGTGCTAGGGCCAAACGCGCCGGTGGACAGCTGGGACCTGATCTTCAAGGAAGAGAACATCAGCAAGCTCAAGCAATGTGGCGTGGCCTTGCTCGATTCGCCGTCGGAGATCCTGCCGCTGGCCCTGCAGCACCTGGGCCTGGACCCCAACAGCAGCAACCCCAAGGATTACGTCAAGGCTGAAGCGCTGCTGATGAAGATCCGCCCGTACATCACCTATTTCCACTCCTCCAAGTACATGGCCGATATCGCCAACGGCGACATCTGCGTGGCCGTGGGGTATTCCGGCAGCTTTTCCCAGGCAGCCAACCGCGCCAAGGACGCCAAGAACGGCGTGAACGTCGACATGCGCCTGCCCAAGGAAGGCGCGCCGATCTGGTTCGACATGCTCGCCATCCCAAAGGGCGCGCAAAACCCGCAAGACGCCTACACCTTTATCAACTACCTGCTGCAACCCCAGGTGATTGCGCCCATCAGCGATTTTGTCGGTTATCCGAACCCAAACAAGGATGCGACCGAGCAGGTCGACCCGTCGATTCGCAACAACCCCAACCTGT